One Alnus glutinosa chromosome 3, dhAlnGlut1.1, whole genome shotgun sequence genomic region harbors:
- the LOC133863323 gene encoding uncharacterized protein LOC133863323 codes for MVNTRSETNRVPRDDLNARDEGNSNDPEIPFYTGLEDPVEHLDNFRAHMDLHRTPEMVACRAFPLTLSGNARDWFRTLPPNSIRHFEDLGRMFLTQFMAGMVRRKPSGSLMSLHQGPEESLRDFFMRFNQARLEAEAATDDFIYGALFQGIRKDGALMADIARKPPQNLDGFMSKAEKYINQEETLRALLGPEQTRPSTSGNPKKKNPRKEDWKRVPEEEARPKRDQESLRGHNWTPLNAPIMDVLLEIRRDPTYRKPRPNPEHGHRPHQNRFHQDQNNPRDDRGRNHERGREPERRPDPRAARERSRSRARPERQENLPEIQTISGGFGGGGESSSARKAYARQLRDFEVYSVQKPPKSQKRDAQVIGFSDDDYAGVSLPHTDALVLSLAIANHKIHRILVDTGSSADIFYRSAFEQMKIDRSKVIPARHSLVGFTGEQVLPLGSIELPVTAGMYPRQRTIMVRFLIIDRPSAYNAILGRTALNEFRAVISTPQLSMKFPTEEGVGVEKGDQRMARECYNTSLKKLPEAARLGEKKKDEEK; via the exons aTGGTGAATACTCGATCAGAAACCAACAGAGTGCCTCGGGATGACCTAAATGCCCGAGACGAAGGGAACTCCAACGATCCAGAGATCCCATTTTATACGGGACTCGAAGATCCCGTGGAGCACCTAGATAATTTCAGAGCCCACATGGATCTTCATCGAACACCTGAAATGGTGGCCTGCCGAGCATTCCCTCTGACCCTCTCGGGCAATGCCCGCGATTGGTTCAGAACCCTCCCGCCAAATTCCATTCGTCATTTCGAGGACCTCGGTAGGATGTTCCTGACGCAGTTTATGGCCGGAATGGTCAGAAGGAAGCCGTCCGGATCCCTGATGTCATTGCACCAGGGACCCGAGGAATCCCTCAGAGatttctttatgaggttcaacCAGGCTAGACTTGAAGCCGAAGCAGCCACAGATGATTTCATCTACGGAGCCCTCTTTCAGGGAATCCGAAAAGATGGAGCACTAATGGCTGATATAGCCAGGAAGCCCCCTCAGAATTTAGATGGCTTCATGAGTAAAGCCGAAAAGTACATCAACCAGGAGGAGACACTCCGAGCCCTATTGGGACCCGAGCAAACTCGCCCATCTACTTCCGGgaatccaaaaaagaagaacCCTCGAAAAGAAGACTGGAAGCGGGTTCCAGAAGAAGAGGCTAGGCCAAAGCGGGATCAGGAGTCCCTAAGGGGTCACAACTGGACACCCCTCAACGCACCCATTATGGATGTTCTCCTGGAGATAAGGCGAGACCCGACGTACCGAAAACCCAGACCG AACCCGGAGCACGGCCATCGCCCCCATCAAAATCGGTTCCATCAGGATCAGAATAATCCTCGGGATGATCGAGGAAGAAATCACGAAAGGGGAAGGGAACCAGAACGCAGGCCAGACCCTCGGGCCGCACGAGAAAGAAGTAGGAGCCGAGCCAGACCAGAACGGCAGGAAAACCTTCCGGAAATACAGACGATTTCGGGGGGTTTCGGAGGAGGCGGAGAATCTAGCTCGGCGCGGAAGGCTTATGCAAGGCAGCTACGGGATTTCGAGGTATACTCGGTGCAGAAACCTCCAAAATCCCAAAAACGAGACGCACAAGTGATCGGGTTctcggatgatgattatgcaGGGGTATCTCTCCCGCATACCGACGCTCTGGTACTGAGTCTGGCCATAGCCAACCACAAAATACACCGCATCCTGGTTGACACAGGCAGCTCGGCTGACATCTTTTACAGGTCAGCCTTCGAGCAAATGAAGATCGATCGAAGTAAGGTGATCCCGGCGAGACATTCGCTTGTGGGGTTCACAGGAGAGCAAGTACTCCCACTCGGATCCATCGAGCTTCCGGTCACAGCAGGGATGTACCCGAGGCAGAGGACGATAATGGTTCGGTTCTTGATAATCGACCGACCATCGGCTTACAACGCCATCCTTGGGAGAACAGCTCTCAATGAATTTAGGGCTGTGATCTCAACCCCTCAGCTGAGCATGAAATTCCCCACCGAAGAGGGAGTTGGTGTCGAAAAAGGAGACCAGAGGATGGCCCGAGAGTGTTATAATACAAGTTTGAAGAAGCTCCCGGAAGCCGCGAGGCtcggagagaagaagaaggacgaagaaaaatag